The window TCATGCATAATTTTGTCCTAACATACATTGGGTACTTGGAAAATATAGGTTCAGTGACTTACAAAGATGTTTTCAATGTTGATTCACTATCAGTTAATCACGTGAATATCACCACTGATCTCACTGGAAGCATTAAAAATATTGGAGACATGTTAAGTTGTTTTTCAATTGAATGCTTGAGTGTTGTCCTTGGTAGGGAACACTATTTGTTGATTGTGGACAGGTGtacctctttcatttctaagaaGATGTCTGCCATATATTCAAGGCTGTATAATCAGTGTATCAACCATTCTTTCAAATAAACATGTTCCACAAAAAATGTAATTCAGCCTGCTCTCACAGCATTTTTTCTGTCAGATATGCATCATTTCTCTGCAACAGGAGTGCTTCATGTGCGCCTCCCAGTTAGTCACACAAAATATTAACAAGGTACGTGTTCAGGGcaagatttaataaaattaaaacttctttACTGTGAGAACATAAAGAATGTGCTAGTACAGTTTGGTGCCACTGCCTTGACGTGGCTTGTTAATAAGATTCCAACTGTTTTTGTACCAGTTAGCACTCATATCAGTACAGCGAAAAAGCCAAATAATCTGTAGTACTATTCTGAAAACAGTTTTGACCTCCATAGGGGCTCATGGGcaacactttgagaaccactggtttaGAGCATGGATTTTGGTGCACCAGACTACCTGGATTGAATGACAGCTCCCTCTCTTTGTGATGTTTAGCAGTTACACCAGTTACAACtaggcaaatattttaaaaggaaagccacatctgggtgctggtggcttatacctgtaatcctagctactcgagaggcagagatcgggaggatagtggtttgaggctagcccaggcagcAAAAGCAAAAGCCTGTCTCAGAAGTACCCAgcatacaaaaaaagggcttgtggagtggcttaaatggtagaactcctgcctaacaagtacaaggttCTGACTtccaaccccaatactgcaaaaaagaggAAAGCAGGAAAATCACAGACCAATATCCCTCAAGAACATTGTTTGCCCTTCCCATCAAAATATTTgacattagcttttctgtaccaTCATTTTGTCTATTAATTTGATAAGTGTAGTTAAGAGCTGCAGGAGAGGCAGGGATTTGAAGTAACACAGCAGGGTGATGCTAAGATTGTATTCTGAATGACTTGCCATcatggagttaaaaaaaaaaaaaagctgcttgtCAGAATCTCAGGTTGTATCCCTAGGCTAACAGTTTAAGTACTGTCAGCAATTTTAGGaactttatttgttttgttttgtttgtagtttTGGAGGCAGGGCTATGCCATGTAcaccaagctggcctcaaactgtgatcctgctgcttcagcctcctgaatgctggggttCCAGGCCTGTACCAGTCACCAGCCAAATACTAAGTCTGCTTCTTCCTTTTGTTATCTAGATAAGTGCTTTATTCTTGGTTCTGAAAACTGCCTTAAAGTGAGCAGTCTTTTCACTCGGTTTCAATGAGGAAAATCTGTTAACTGTAAACAACAAGTGTTTTCTGTAGGTGTTTATCAGTTCAAGAAAATTTCAATGACAAAACAGTCCTTTggttaatttcattcttcatggtgtTTGAACATAGACTCTTCTGTAACACACATATACCCATTTTGGAGTAGCCTTCATTTAGGAGGtggttgtttttaaaaagaaagagcctGTTATTACCGTCTGTCTTGGTATTCATGCCAACGAACCAATTGCTTTATGGGAGAAAAGGCACAGAGGGTTCTTCCATCTGCTGTAATTGATTACTGCCTTCATGTGGTTCCCAAACAGTTCCTGAGTCCAGCATCGCTTGACTGATGCCTCTGTcttgttagtttttaaatttttaaatgcttacggttttttttcccccaattagGTAAGTAGTGTCTTCTtctcagagaatttaaaaaataagagaaaaggtaCACATATcggggaaaaaaaataattagctttGCCATTCTTGGATATATTCTTTCCTGCCCTTTTTGATAATCAATAGCTGCTCTTTTAGTTCTAATTGGCAAAGTATTGTATATACATTTCACATTGTGCATTTACTCAttatcagtgcttcttccattagaaagtattttaaaatatcaacgactaatttttgtcattaataggtaccacactttaaaaaaatacccatTTAGGTTATTTTCCATTTATCAACATTATAAATGTGCTGGGAAGCACCTctcctctttattctttttctgattattatattctggttattcttTGACCCTTATGGGAAAACGGCTGATTCAGGGAAGAGGATTTATCTTGTACAGGATTCTTGAGGTGAATTGCTAAATGCTTTCCAAAATGAGTGAACCAATTTCTGACTTCACCAGCATTCTGCTCAGTTCTCCCTATCTTCACCAGAATCAGGGTAAATGGTACCCATTAACATGTTAACTTCAAGCAAAAGCTTAAATGGTTAGAAATTAAATAGTATAAAATATAGCAAAACTGTAGTATTTCTCACTACCAACAATCCAAACTGAACTagactttgaaaatgttttcctaaCCTCGAAATGGTGTGGTCTTCAAAATAGGTCCCTTTGTTCAGGAGTTCTGTGTGCACTGTGAGCCAGTAGAGACCTGCCTCTGTAGAGTGGGTTGGAGATAGAGTTTCAGTGTGTGTCCttggtctttattttttctgtctttaactCTGACTCTTGAGACAGTTATATAGAGTAGTTTGGTGGGGGGATTTCTTCTCTGTTAGAAAAAGCAGATTTGGATAATGTAAGATTTAAGTCTTGTGTTTGAGTTCTTTACTAATTCTGTATAAATTTCAGGTGTGCAACAGAGGAACATGGCTCAAGAAACTAATCACAGCCAAGTGCCTATGCTTTGTTCTACTGGCTGCGGATTTTATGGAAACCCTCGTACAAATGGCATGTGTTCAGTATGCTATAAAGAACACCTTCAGAGACAGAATAGTAGTAATGGTAGAATAAGCCCACCTGGTAAGTCATTCTGTTAAAATGTGTCAGTATCCATACTTGAAATATACTTGGGCAGTTCACATTGTAGTTAATTACCACATTCATATTAGTAAAATTTCTTATTACACATTGTGATGATCAGTAGTGAGGAGTCAGGAAAAAGACTGTCCTACCTCTTTGTAAATACTGCAAAGTTATTTCATAGTCTTATTTGCTGTGTAGCAGAACTGTTACTACCTCATTAAGACAGAAAACACTTCAAGTAAATAGAGCCATCTTGGAAAGTAAGGTAAGGGAGTGTGGACTTTGGTTCTCTTATCTGTGGGGACTTTTGTAGCCAGGGCAGTTGTTGAGGGGAAGAATATGCAGATACATTCAGGATTATAGACAGCCATGGTTGACCTTAGAGAAAGCCTGACTCCATTAGGAAGTGGTGTAACCAATTAACTCAAGTGTAAGGAATGTTCAATCTCAGTTCGCTTGTGTTTTTGATGGCTTTTTTGTGTCAGGTGATTTTCTTGGAACTGAGGTTGGTTTTAGCAGTTATACAAGAAAGATCATGTGGATTCAGCTTTACtaaatggaaatgtcagaagGATTTGGGCAGTATGCTTCTAATGTAGACTAATACATAGATGTTTGTGGTTAAGGTGTAAGCTGTTGCTtagtttatttcaaattttttatggGGTCTTACTGTTTCACGTTTTACTCAAAAAACTAGAACCATTTCAtcaaaacttttcaaaatttCCTTAAGGCTAAGATTGAGTGAATATAAattgtttttgaatgaaataactGTCTACATTTGTGACTCATGAAGTGCAGGGAGAACAACCTAATGTTCCCCTTCTGACTTATATCCACCTTACTGCTCAGTTATCTGTAGTACCTCAGCTGTGTACTCGTTACTTAGAAGGTGCTTGTGAATCAGAGGATTTGGGTTTGGGCGATACTAGTCCTGAGAAGTAGGTGTTTAGTTTATTACAATTTGTATATGGTTTCCTTCTTGGTTAAAGTTAAACATTTTTCAGAGAttacagcaaaaagaaagaaaaaactaaactgaaaatttttaccatttttcaGGCTTGGGGTAGAGCTCAGAGGTGGAGCATGTGCTTATCATgtatgaggcccttagttcaatccccatcacCAAAAACCAAATTTTCATGAGCAAACTATTGCCAAGCTTTGAATTAAAAGTAATGAGTCATACTATACAGTGAAACAAAATCACTATACTGTATTTTGCAGattcatcttgattttttttttatatctggtCTTGGGCTGCCTTGAGTATACCGTCACTAACAAATGTGGTTGTGTTACAGCAACTTCTGTCAGTAGTCTGTCTGAATCTTTACCAGTTCAGTGCACAGATGGCAGTGTCCCAGAAGCTCAGTCAGCATTAGACTCTACATCTTCATCTATGCAGCCAAGGTAAGGTGGACTCTGAATGGTAGGAcaattaatgaaaaagaatgtttgGATCAATTCTGTCTTAATAGAAAAAGCTATGTAAAACTACTTTAGGATTAACTGGCCTAAAATTGTATGTAACTGTTATTTAGCAGTTAGAaaaagccttttttaaaaaatttaattgggGAGGTGTATCTTTGCAAGTTGTAGATTTCCTtttctgggatttttcttttattcttccttatactatatatgtatgtatatatacatagacatgtgtacacacacacacacacacacacattcacatatatTGCTGAAGTCCTTTTCAAGCAtgttgatttatttcttaaattatagTCTTAGTATGCAAGTATTAGAACCTTGTGTTAAAAAACAGTCTTGTCACAGGtgctttttgttttgagttttgtttttttttttccttggtggcattgaggtttgaactcaaggcttcatatttgctaggcaggcactcttctgcttgaaccatatctccaacCCCAGTTGTTCTTTGTTTATACCATGATACGGTACTCATCTTTgtaatagttttttctttttcttcttcttttttaattctaaagtcaGAGTTAGAAGTATACATACAAAAAtactttcttccattttattcgTTTAGAAACCAGTATATTAAGTTTCTGCTCTATGGTTCCATTTTCCAAAGTCATGATAGATGTTTGGTTCTGCTATGCTAGAATATTACTTACAGCTTTGCATTAGGGTTCCTTAAGTACATCTTTACCATGCTAGTTTTCATTTAATGCATTTGTGTGTTACCTGAAGTACACAAAAGACATGAACTGTTTGCTTTGGTTTCAAAGTGCATAGTACTTTTCCAAATGTCTCTGGTTTCAAAGCTCTGTGATTATGTTAAGTTATAAACAATTATCTCTGTATTCTATAATAAGTGATACTTGCATcaccttatttattatttaatgtgAAGATCATccctttaaaatcaaaataatgccAGCCACGTGCATGTAGTCCCACCTcttcggaggctgaggcaggaggttcacttGAGTCCAAGAGCATGAGAtcaacctgggcaacacagggagccactgtctcagaaacaaaaacaatttaatttaaaaaataagttttcatttaaaaaataaaaatcaaaatatttttgcttttctagccCTGTATCAAATCAGTCACTTTTATCAGAATCTGTAGCATCTTCCCAAGTGGACAGTACATCTGTGGACAAAGCAGTACCTGAAACAGAAGATCTGCAAGGTTTGCATATGAACTAGCatgtattttgtcatttatttatcgCTTTAGTATTATAGGCCAGACTTAGCATAGGCACATGTATACAAAAATGCCTGCTTATAATCATCTTTCTATGTTTTCAGTATGAACAGaatgttttattatattcacatatttaattaaaatgttatgaGCCACTTACATATAAATTAGATTGGCTTAAAGAAAGAGTCAAAATTTGTAtagttgaaaatataattaagtgACTGTGTGGAAGTGTTAAACTgttctcttttgttgttttaacCAATTGAATCTAAAAACTATTTCCTTTCCAAGCAAACTGGGATTGTTGACTTGAAGGGAATCTGGTTCTCTTAGCTTTTTGACTCAAGTTATCTGAGAGGCTGCTCTACTTGGCTGGCAGGCACCCTTCTTTCCCCATCTGTGACTTACAGTGCAGTAGTTACATTCAGTTACTTGTATTCACAGTGTGGTGCCTCATGCTTGCCCGTGCTCTTTATATTCCCATTATGTGGATCAGAGTGATCTAAGAACATTTGCAGGATTGTATGAAGGCTTTCTTTGAGGGGAGACAGTGTTAAAGTCACCATTTAGGAGACTATTAAATAATCTCTGCTTAGTTATAGTCTTCCAATTGTGTTAATGCAGGGAGTGTATTCTGCAAAGATAAGTCCAAGGACAAGCAATGCAGTTTGATACTCTGCCTCCTGATATgatacaaagagaaaagatgtCCTGAACTAGTGAAATTGTATTGTGTGTAGAGTTCACATGGTGGTAACAGAGATATCAGGCAGTATTAGTTTTTAgtttgttaaattttaaatttaaataacctTGTTAATTCCATTTCATGCCTAACAAATGCTTGACATAATTTGCCTGTTTGTGTAGATTTTACTATAGCAAGTGAATATACTATGTGGCCAACATAAATATTCCATATTATTATAAATTGATGAATATGATAAGTGaaccatttatatatttatagctAAATAGAAAATTTAGGGAAGGGCAGGGATGTGGgatattttaaaagcagaaacaggaaaaatgtgAAGATTCAGTATTTCACTGGACATGAGAAAATAGACAAGAGTCTTTCATAGTGGCAGTGGTGTGGCTGGTTTAGACAGGGAGGCTGAAGAGGCAGAATGAGGTAGAAGTGATCAAATTTCAAAACTGAGAGAGCTCATTTGGAGGTTGTAGGTAGATAGTAGGCATGTAATGTGTGAAATGATAAACATCATTCCTAAAATTCTGTGGACCTGGGCATAGGCCAAAAAACAGAGGAGCAGGCAAGAGGATGAGGCAgcaaaggaacagagaaagaagcCATCTATATCCTAGTTAGTTTTGAGCTGTAGATGCTAAAGGAGAATTTCAAGAAGCAAGCATTGAGTAGCAGTTTTGAGAGGGAAATAAGTTGAGAAGGAAGTAAACAGAGTGCTAATTACAGTGGAGTTACTTGTGTCTTAGAACAAATTTTAGAATACTGgctgtggaaaaaaattataaaagacagATGCAGTAGTAATGATAAAGAATAAAGGTTGTAGGTTGGTGAACTAATAATAATGTGAAGTACTTAAAAGGTGGTCATGGTGCCATATTAGGAGAAATTGTAGAGAATTTAAAaactccagactcttttttcatGTATGATTTGAGTGACATTTAGGTAAACCatattaaaaatcttaaagattgGCATTCATAATTTCAGCACAGCGGAATCTGACAAATTAGGTAGAGGGAATTAATTTTAACTCTCCTAACAACCTTGTTTTTTGAAGAAATAACCTTTTTGGATTAAGAATACTTTCAttataaacaaacataaatgtgTGCATACAGGCGTGTGCATTCATGCCGTTTATTCTTAGAACAAATGCAAAGAATGTTTATCTATagatagaagaaaagaaacagaaaaagtctTTTGTACTCAGTCATGTGATCATTAGAGCTGGAACTGGAACCCAGGCATGACATAGGCCAGTATTCTTTCCATTCACTGGACAGTTGTGTTTGTTGGGCTAGCATGTGGATGTGTGTTCGTGACGCCCAGGCCTCCCCACACCAGGGTGGAACAACTGGTTTGGTAAGCTATCCTGGgatctctttccttccttatcaCTCGAGTTCCTCTCTTAAAGGAAATTTATTTAGAAAGGAAGTCCATCCCTAATAAAAGAAGGTATGTGAGTAGTGTGCCTAAGCAAGAATTTCCTCACatttttttgttgactttttggatcagcttttttttccttcataggTATTCTGCCTATGATTAGGAAATGCTGCCACCAGGTGGTCAGTACTGCTTTCATTTTGGCCTTATGGCTCTGaagaatttttttcacatttaagtgAAAAGTCAACATACTGCAATATGTTTGCCATTTAAttatggctttttattttttctattctaaacagtcattttatattcccatagtaatttatttatttatttttatcatgtttacatttactcacatgtgtatacattgtttgggatcACCcccaaaacctgttctgccctctgattttgttggagacaaaacataagagataataagaaaggcatagcatttttttaagtttgagataaaggtagctatacagagagattcctagtgttgcttccatgcacatgtctATTACAACCCACCTTggatcatctctaccagaccttttcactatttcctagtccccttccaatagtggcctctgccagtttaagattactgtagtcacttctctacagtgagcatatcaaccacattgaagttttaggttttcttccctttccctattcctcccttgcacattcttcccttagtgtgagacccatgtctaataatattactgcatctattttaggtctataatctgtgtatgagggagaacatgcgattttgactttttgagcctggccaacttctcttaagatgatgttctctagttccatccatttacttataaatgacaaaatttcattcttctttgtgactgaataaaattctgttgtgtataaataccacattttcttaatccattcgtaggtagtgggacatcttggctgtttccatagcttggctaccatgaatagcgctgcaataaacatgggtgtgcaggtgcctttgtaataacctgagatgcatgtatttgggtatatccctaggagagggattgccggatcatatggtagatctatgtttagtattttaagaagcctccatattcttttccaaagtgattatactagcttacattcccaccagcagtgtataagggttcctttttccctcccatccttgccagcatttgttgtcagtggtgttcttgatgctaactattctaacaggagtgaggtagaatcttagtgtggttttgatttgcatttccttcatggccagggatgttaagcagtttttcatgtgttttttttgccatttagatttcttcttttgaaaaagttcagatagttcagttgccc of the Castor canadensis chromosome 19, mCasCan1.hap1v2, whole genome shotgun sequence genome contains:
- the Zfand6 gene encoding AN1-type zinc finger protein 6, producing MAQETNHSQVPMLCSTGCGFYGNPRTNGMCSVCYKEHLQRQNSSNGRISPPATSVSSLSESLPVQCTDGSVPEAQSALDSTSSSMQPSPVSNQSLLSESVASSQVDSTSVDKAVPETEDLQGPRAEGLVPLECDPPSSVSDTAQQPSEEQNKSLEKPKQKKNRCFMCRKKVGLTGFECRCGNVYCGVHRYSDVHNCSYNYKADAAEKIRKENPVVVGEKIQKI